DNA sequence from the Leptolyngbya sp. SIO1E4 genome:
ATCCTTCTGCATATCTGGTGCCATCCCTGTTTCGCCATCCAGACTCCGTGCCGTATCAGATTCAGCCCACAGGCTGGCGGACAGTCATGCGGCGCTGGCTGCCTAACAAACGAGAAGCCTTGGCGGTTGGGGTATTGGCCTTATTGAGCCTGTTTCCTCCAGTACACCATAGGCTCTTAAACTATAGAATGGGCATTCAAGCCCGATATCGTGACTGGACGGCGCAGCTAGCCTCTACTGAGACCCCTGTCGTGCTGGTGCAGATTGACGATCGCACCCTGCAAGAACAACGCATTGCTGTGCCCAATCCGATTGATCGCACCCTATTGGCGGATATTGTAACCACGCTGACTCGCTTAGACGCTAACGTCATTAGCATTGACTACGTATTAGATCGGCCTCAGCCAGCGGTAGACTCCGAACTCAAACAAGCCTTTGAACAAGCGGTATCGCAGCAAAGCTGGATTGTTTTGGCGCAAAAGCGGAGTCACTTGGGGGAATGGCTCCCTATTTCTGCTAGCGTGGCCTCACCCAATTGGAGTCTGCAAGGGGATATTTGGTCTCCCCTGTGGCATATTCGCCCCCGAGGATGGTCAGACCAGCGACCGTTCCCCTTTAGTTATCAGGCAGCAACGGCCTATCATCTGGCACTCAGAGCAACTGAGGCTTCAGTGCCCCGCCCCAGTTTAGACAGTTCGCAATCTCTGCAGTCTCTGGTTGCCAGTTATGCAGAGACGCTGAATCCAGAACCTGTAATTTTGCCTCAGCGGGCAATGCTGCATCCAATTACGAATGCAGCCTATCCCATGCACCAGCGGTGGCTGCAGCCGCTGCTGGATTTTTCCTTACCCCCTAATCAGGTGTATCACACGGTTCCAGCCTGGCAGCTGCTTCAAAACCCAGAGCAGACGCTGCAAGGGCTGGGGCTTTCTTCCCTTCAGGATCAATTGATAATTGTGGCACCAGGGGGGTATGACGAAGCAGGTTTTACCCAGAGTGGAGAAGATAATCTCGAGCGACCTCAGGCGATCGCCTATTGGCACCAGCGAAGAAACGATACCCCTGCGAGACGGGGCTTTACCGGGGGTGAAATCCATGCTTACATGGCCCATCACTTTCTCAGCAATCACCTAGTGGTGCCAATTCCTGATTTTTGGATGGTGCTGTTGGCGGTACTCATTGGTAAGGGGCTGACCGTTCAATTGGCATCCAGTCTGCAAAGCCCTTTCAGACTCGGGTTGATTTTGTCTGGGGCGACGATGACCTATGGCTTAGTCAGCCTACAACTCTATGTCAGTGGCGCTGTAATGCTGCCCTGGCTGTTGCCGTCACTGACGCTTGTGTTCTATGGCGTGCAACTGATTCAAAGCACTCATCATGATTCAAAGTAAGGAGTACAGCGTTATGACTGGAGTACTACAAACCCTGGGACTTGGCCTTGGTGTATTCAGCGTTATTGGTTGGGGTTGGGCAGAGACGGCACTCTCTCAGCCTTCAGAAACCTCTTCTCCTGCAATCTCTCTGAGCTGGCAGCGCATTCGAGAGTTTTTCAGCCAAGAAAATGACGATCCAGGCAGTGGAGGCAATCATGGCTCTCGTCCGCCGGTGGGGCTTTGTCTGGTGAGCCCGAGACAGGGAGAAACCCTCTGGCATCGAAATCCGGTGATGGTTTGGCAAGGATATGCCACCGTTGGGGTGCGTCTTCAGGGGGACGGGGAGACTGTGCTGTGGAAGGAAACGGCCAGTGAGCCGGAAACTGATGTTTATCGAGCCTATTACCAAGGCGAACAGCTGCAGCTGGGGGAAGAATATGAATGGTTGTTCTATATCATTAGCCAAGGCTCGCCTGCTATTTGGTTTCCCTTTGAGGTGATGGCAGCGGATATGTATGAACAACACGCCGCTGAATTGGCCGCATTGCAAAGCGAGCTAGAGGCTGAGGGAGCCGATGAAGAGGCTATTGCCCTGGCCCGAGCAAACTATTTCTTAGACAACGGCCTGTCTTCTGATGCGCTGCAAGCAGTGTTTGCCGTAGGTGAACCGTCGGAGGCATTGCTTGAAACGCGGGCTGCGCTAGTCGAGGAGATTTGCGCTATTGAATAGGCCTGCCTGTTGTGGGACCTAAATTTTGCAAGGTTCCCTTCGTCACTATTGGGCACCGGTCATTCTCATCGGGAAGAGTTTGTAGACAAGATAGACTGGAGTGTCCTCACCGCCGACGTCCATGACCCGCTGGTTTAACACGGCTGGTCCCTGCCAGCCTGACATCCATTACATGCTGCCCTCTCTAGAGCGACTGCCCTCTGTGCAGCGGCTGATTGCCCAGCGCGGCTACTTTGTCATCCATGCCCCCCGGCAAACGGGTAAAACCACGGCCATGCTAACCCTGGCGCAGCAGCTCACTGCTGAAGGGCAATACGCCGCTGTCATGGTGTCTGTAGAAGCAGGTGCTGCTTATGCCCACTTTCCCCACCAGGCTAAGGCGGCTATTTTAAGGGCTTGGCAAGATGCCGCTCGGTTTTGGTTGCCGCCAGAGCTACACCCCCCTGACTGGTCAGCGTGTGAGGCCATTGGCCAGGCATTACAGCTGTGGGCGCAGCAGTGCCCTCGCCCCATTGTCCTCTTCATCGACGAAATTGACGCCCTTCAGGATGAGGCCCTGATTGCCGTGCTTCGCCAATTACGAGATGGCTACCCTCGGCGTCCTAAGGCATTTCCTCAGTCTCTGGCTCTGATTGGGTTGCGGGATGTGCGGGATTATAAAGTGGCGGCAGGCGGTCGCGATCGCTTGGGTACCGCCAGTCCGTTCAACATCAAGGTCGAATCGCTGACGCTGCGAAACTTCACCCTGGCTGAGGTATCGAACCTGTATGGTCAACATACGGCTGAGACGGGGCAGGCCTTTACGCCCACAGCCATAGAACGAGCGTTTGCCCTGACCCAAGGGCAGCCCTGGCTGGTGAATGCCTTGGCTCGGCAATTAGTCGAGCGAGTTGTGCCGGATGCCCACATCACCCTGACCCCAGAGCATGTGGATCAGGCAAAAGAAATCCTCATTCAGCGGCAAGATACTCACCTGGATAGTTTGGCAGAACGGCTACGGGAGCCCAGGGTGCGAGCCATTATTGAACCCATGCTGGCGGGTCGAGAATTGGGGAATGTCCCCAATGAAGATATTCAGTTTGTCCTAGATTTGGGGTTATGCGTGATGAGTCCCTTGGGGGGGCTAGTGATTGCGAATCCTATCTACCGTGAAGTGTTGCCCCGGGTTTTAACCGTGACGCCGATGGCTTCTTTGCCTCAGATTGCTCCCAGCTGGCTCACCTCAGCTGGGGAAATCAATTCAGAGGGGTTGCTGCAGGCCTTTCTCAGTTTTTGGCGGCAGCATGGCGAGCCGCTGCTGGGCAGCGCCCCGTATCACGAGATTGCTCCTCATTTGGTGCTGATGGCCTTTTTACATCGAGTCGTGAATGGAGGGGGGACTCTAGAGCGGGAATATGCGCTGGGGTCTGGTCGTATGGATTTGTGTTTACGCTACCGGAGCGTCACCTTGGGGATTGAACTGAAGGTCTGGCGCGATGGACGCCCTGACCCTTTGCAGCAAGGGCTATCCCAATTGGATGGGTATTTGGCCCGATTAGATGTGGCAACCGGTTGGCTGGTGATTTTCGATCGCCGCAGCGGACTCCCTGCTATTGAGGAGCGTACGACAACAGAGATGGCGCAAACCCCTAGTGGGCGATCGGTCACCGTAGTGCGGGGCTAGGCACGGGGGTATCAGTTAAGCAGATTGCTACCGCGTTAGGGCTGCTCGTGGAGGGGGTGGACAAGCTGTTGGAGGGGCGATCGTAAGGTTCAGCCAACCAGGGACTCTCCTGAAATTTACGTAAACCTGAATAAGTCTCCCCCACCCAGCCCTATATGCTGATGTCATCCTCAGGACTGGAGCTTGTCTATGCGTCGTCTTGCAAAGCTGCTGGGTTTAGTTGTGGTCACTGCGTTAGCTGTAATTGCTTTCCAATCCCCGGGATTCTCCAGAGAACCCTGGGGATTGGCACAACCACGACCAGATTTAACCAAACAGGCTAGCGAGTTAGCCGTCATATCTTTAGAAGTAGAAGGTATTTTAGAAAATGGGGATGGAATCCTAGCTGATGGCAGTTTGTATGACGCTTACCCTCTGGAAGGGCAGGCTGGGCAAACCATCGCAATCACCCTGGAAAGTATTGAATTTGACACGTTTTTGCTGGTTTTAGATGCCCAGGGTAACGAACTTGCCCGCAATGATGATATTGATCGCGACACAGGCAACTACCATTCTTTCGTGACGTTAACGTTGCCTGTAAATGGCACTTGTATCATTTTAGCTAACGGGGCCGATGTATCGTCTCGTGGGCGTTATCGTCTGGTTGCTGTAGAGGTGTCACCAGGACAGGCTGTACCGGCACTAAGTCCAGCAGCATTTGTGGCTGTAGAGGCCAATAGACTACTCCAACAAGGTATTCAACAGCATAACATCGCCCAATTTCGGGAGGCATTGCAGTCCTTTAGTCAGGCGTTGGCCATCTATCGTGAAATTGGAAACCGCCAGGGAGAGGCCAATACCCTCGGTAGTCTAGGTCGTGCTTATCATTCCCTAGGCGATTATGAGCAAGCCATTAACTTCCAGCAGCAATCTTTAGCCATTGCTCAAGAAATTGGAGATCGCAGGAGAGAGGCTATATCACTACGCAACCTGGGTCTTACCCAGCGCATCCTAGGCGATTATGAGCAAGCCATTAACTTCCATCAGAGAGCTTTAGCCATTGCTCAGGAAACTGGCAATCATGGCGATGAGGCTGGCTTTCTAAACGATCTAGGTCTTGTTTACTTGTTGCAAGGTGATTATCAACGTGCTGTTGATTTACATCAGCAAACTTTATTCATTGCTCAGGAAATTGGCAATCATGGCGACGAGGCTAACGCTCTAGGTAACCTAGGCCTTGCTTACTATTCGCTAGGTGACTACGAACGTGCCCTTGACTTTCATCAGCAACAGTTAGTGATTGTTCAGAAGATGGGTAATCTTCAAGGCGAAGCTAACGCTCTAGGCAGCTTAGGCCTTGCTTACTATTCGCTAAATGATTATAGACGTACCATTGACGTCTACCAGCAAGCTTTAACTATCTTTCAGGAAATTGGTGATCGTTTCGGGGAATCGATCACGCTAAGCAACCTCGGTAATGTCTACAATTCTTTAGGTAACTATAGGCAAGCTGTTGACCTCCATCAACAAGCTTTAGCCATTGCTGAAGAAATTGGTGATCGTCAGGGAGAAGCAATAGTACTAAATAACCTAGGCGACTCGCTAGCTCTCCTGAGAGATGATGAGCGCGCTATTGATTTTTACCAACAGTCGCTCATTTTGGCACAAACCATTGGCAGCCAAAGCGTGACGGGTACTGTCCTCAGTAACCTAGGTCATGCGTTTTCCCGCCTAGAACAGCCTGAACTCGCCATCGTTTTCTATAAACAATCCGTCAATGTGCGCGAGTCCATTCGCGATGACTTGAAAGAGCTGCCTCAGGAACTGCAGCAGTCTTTTGCCGACTCGGTCGCAGGTTCTTACCGGGCACTGGCTGACCTCCTGCTCCAACAAAACCGTATCCTCGAGGCCCAGCGCGTCCTTGATCTCCTCAAAGTTCAAGAACTTGATGAGTACTTCCAAGATGTTCAGCGCAGTGCCCAAACCGAAACTGGAATTGATTTCTGGCAAGTTGAAACCGACCTGCTGGCCCTCTATCAGCAAGTGCTTGACCAGGCAACGGAGCTAGCGGAGCTAGAAGCGAAGCCCCCCGCTTCCCGTACGGCAGCGGAACAACAACGGCTGGCTGACCTGCGCGCGATTCGCGATGAAGCTGAAGGCTGGTTTGAGGGCTTTTTGGACGACCCCGACGTCATCGCCACGGTAGACGAAATCCGAGCCAGTACTAAAGGGCAAAACCTGGAACCGGAAAACTTCGAAGACCTGCCCAATAACCTGCGTCAGCTGCCCCAGAAAACCGCTGCCCTCTATCCCCTCATTCTGGAAGATCGCCTCGAACTGGTGCTGATTATGCCCGATGGGCCGCCGCTGCGTTATCCCATTGCGGTATCTTCCACCGAACTCAAAGAGACCATCGTTGCCTTTGGGCAAGCCCTGAACTCCCCGGTTAGCAATATTGAACCCCTGGCCCAGCAGCTCTACACCTGGCTCATTGGCCCCATGGCTCAGCAGCTCGACCAGGCTGGGATTGAGTCGCTTATCTACGCCCCGGATGGTGTCTTGCGCTACATTCCCCTGGCTGCCCTCCACGATGGTGAGCAGTACCTGGCGCAGCGATTCAGCATCAGCCATGTCACCGCCGCCTCCCTCACCGACCTCAACCTGAAACCCCAGGAGACCGAGGGACGGCTGCTGGCAGCCGCTTGTGCCGAGTGCAGTTTTACGGTCACGATCGCTGACCAAGCCTTTCCCTTTGCCGATTTGCCCTTTACCCAAACGGAAGTGGAGATCCTGGCCGAGCAGGTGGATGAAGTTGATGTGCTCCTTAATCAGGCCTTTAACCCCGCTGCCATGGCAGATTTGCCCAGCTACCGCATTGTTCACCTGGCCACCCATGCGGCTTTTGTCACCGGGGCACCGGAGGAATCCTTCATTGTCTTTGGCAGTGGCGACATCATCAACCTGCGAGACATCCGCCGCGATTGGCAGTTAGACAATGCGGAGTTGGTAGTGCTGAGCGCCTGTGAAACGGCGGTGGGCAGTGCTGAACTGGGCAGCGGCATCGAGATTTTGGGGCTGGGCTACCAGATTGAGCGAGCCGGAGCCCAGGCCACCCTAGCCTCCTTGTGGAAAGTCAGTGATGGCGGCACCCAGGCATTGATGAATGCTTTTTACGGGGCGTTGCAGCAAGCGGATATGACCAAAACCGAAGCCCTGCGACAGGCGCAGATTGCCCTGATTACCGATGACTTTACAGCCGTGGGGGGCGAGCGGGGCACCATCGAAATCATCAGCACTGAAACCGGCCAGCCCCTGACCGGCAATGACCTCAGCCACCCCTACTACTGGGCACCCTTCATCCTGATCGGTAACGGGCTGTAAATGGCGCTGATTAAGCGGTATGCAGGCTGAGCAAGCACACCCTATTGCACCTGAAGTGCCGGTTAGGACAGTCAGATTTCCTGGAATCCTTATGCAGCAAGGCTTTGATTTCTGCCTTCTGCCTTCTGCCTTCTGATTTCTGCCTTTTGCTATAGCCCCCAAACCCTAGCCCCCTGTCTTGACCCAGATGTCCTGGACTCAACTGAACAAAGCCATCGTGTCGGCATTCTTCAACGCCCTAACCGAATAAGTCCACCGCCTTTAGCAATAAGGGATGACAGAATCCACTGAGGAGTGAATCATCCATGCGCAAAAAAGTTGTCTCTGGTCTGCTGTTGACGGGTTTGGTGTTGGGAGCGTTGCCGTTGTCTCAGATGCAAACTCAACCCACAGGTATGACCTCATTTTTCGCGCCAGCCGCTGCTCAGGCGCAAGCTGATGGCGACGAACTTTACTACACTTTTTACGGCCAGCGGGTGCCGCTCACCGTCAGGCAAGATCAAATTGCCGTGGTGTTGCAGACCCAAGTGAGGGGGGCGCGGGGGAGTCAATCGGCGTTTCAACAGCTGCAGCGGGCGCTCTCTGGGCAAGGTAACGGCAGCCGCGATCTCGAGACGGCTGCAGCACTGGATGTGACAGTGCGCCCCTTAGGCGATCGCTATGCGGTGATTGAGTTAGCAAACGCCACCCCCGAATTAACGACTGCCGTCCAGGAACGGCTACAGCAACCCTACGTGGAAGAAACGCTACCCGTCCTGAGTCGGGTAGACCAGGACGAAACCATCGTGTTGCCTAATCAGATTATCGTCAGTTTTGAGCCCGATACCCCTCAAAGTCAGGTGCAGCTCACCCTCAACCGCTATGGGCTAGAGGTGGTAAGGCCCTTGCGCTTTACCCAAAATCGTTATCTGGTCAGTGCCCGTGATGGGGGTGGGTTGCGGGTGCTCGCGATCGCCAACCAGCTCAATGGGGTGGCGGGCATTCAATCAGCGACGCCTAATTTTGTGCAGACTGCTTCTGACCGGGCTGTGCCGCAAAACTTACCCGCTTTGGCAACAGACATCGCGCCACATCACAGCGATTTAGACAACCTGCTTGCTCGCCTCACTGGCTCACAAGACTGGCCGATAGCCACCGACCTTTTTCCCCTGCACTGGCATCTGGATAGTACGGCTTTAAGAGGGCGGTACCAGTCACGCACAGATATCCGGGCGGCAGAAGCCTGGGTCCAGGGTAGCCAGGGAGACGACGTGGTCGTGGCTGTAATTGACAGCCTGATTCAGTGGGATCATCCCGATTTAGCCAGTAGCCTCTATACCGTGTCAGAGACTACAGAGAACCGCCTACCCGGGGAGATCCACGGTTGGGACTTTTCCAACCCTGAGATCACGTGTCGCAATGAACGCTGCGCCATGGGCGATCCAGATACTCGCATCAGTCAGGCTGAGCTAGACCTGCTACGGGGGGATTTTCAAAATGCCTTGACTCTCTCTGATGGGGCACTGCTGGCAAACTATGAGGATTTGGCAGGTCGGGTTGGGGAAGCCTACCCAGAATTTACCCCTGGGCAGATTGCGCGCGTCATTCGCAACTGGATTTTGAATGAAGTGGCGGCAGAGTTTCACGGCACCTGGGCCA
Encoded proteins:
- a CDS encoding S8 family serine peptidase — translated: MRKKVVSGLLLTGLVLGALPLSQMQTQPTGMTSFFAPAAAQAQADGDELYYTFYGQRVPLTVRQDQIAVVLQTQVRGARGSQSAFQQLQRALSGQGNGSRDLETAAALDVTVRPLGDRYAVIELANATPELTTAVQERLQQPYVEETLPVLSRVDQDETIVLPNQIIVSFEPDTPQSQVQLTLNRYGLEVVRPLRFTQNRYLVSARDGGGLRVLAIANQLNGVAGIQSATPNFVQTASDRAVPQNLPALATDIAPHHSDLDNLLARLTGSQDWPIATDLFPLHWHLDSTALRGRYQSRTDIRAAEAWVQGSQGDDVVVAVIDSLIQWDHPDLASSLYTVSETTENRLPGEIHGWDFSNPEITCRNERCAMGDPDTRISQAELDLLRGDFQNALTLSDGALLANYEDLAGRVGEAYPEFTPGQIARVIRNWILNEVAAEFHGTWASGVVAANPASDRGAVGVAPGAKILPVRVFGLGGEITVAALVEAIGYAAERGADVINLSLGGLLPDRELTDQVMAVLDAHPDLVIVASAGNASLDGVGFPAAIPGVISVGATTLEGKRTSYSSYGGRLDVVAPGGDISQVPMFGILTTGGTWQPGFWEGIEPPTQAWGLGLDPLGSYVQVQGTSFSAPAVSGVVALVQATNGALDRAQITEILASTASYEGLALTQSETNHYRLQAEVGLGTVIDNQILRPTGIFNLPQPISPEQYYFGEGLVNAAAAVEKARKIR
- a CDS encoding AAA-like domain-containing protein → MTRWFNTAGPCQPDIHYMLPSLERLPSVQRLIAQRGYFVIHAPRQTGKTTAMLTLAQQLTAEGQYAAVMVSVEAGAAYAHFPHQAKAAILRAWQDAARFWLPPELHPPDWSACEAIGQALQLWAQQCPRPIVLFIDEIDALQDEALIAVLRQLRDGYPRRPKAFPQSLALIGLRDVRDYKVAAGGRDRLGTASPFNIKVESLTLRNFTLAEVSNLYGQHTAETGQAFTPTAIERAFALTQGQPWLVNALARQLVERVVPDAHITLTPEHVDQAKEILIQRQDTHLDSLAERLREPRVRAIIEPMLAGRELGNVPNEDIQFVLDLGLCVMSPLGGLVIANPIYREVLPRVLTVTPMASLPQIAPSWLTSAGEINSEGLLQAFLSFWRQHGEPLLGSAPYHEIAPHLVLMAFLHRVVNGGGTLEREYALGSGRMDLCLRYRSVTLGIELKVWRDGRPDPLQQGLSQLDGYLARLDVATGWLVIFDRRSGLPAIEERTTTEMAQTPSGRSVTVVRG
- a CDS encoding tetratricopeptide repeat protein; translation: MRRLAKLLGLVVVTALAVIAFQSPGFSREPWGLAQPRPDLTKQASELAVISLEVEGILENGDGILADGSLYDAYPLEGQAGQTIAITLESIEFDTFLLVLDAQGNELARNDDIDRDTGNYHSFVTLTLPVNGTCIILANGADVSSRGRYRLVAVEVSPGQAVPALSPAAFVAVEANRLLQQGIQQHNIAQFREALQSFSQALAIYREIGNRQGEANTLGSLGRAYHSLGDYEQAINFQQQSLAIAQEIGDRRREAISLRNLGLTQRILGDYEQAINFHQRALAIAQETGNHGDEAGFLNDLGLVYLLQGDYQRAVDLHQQTLFIAQEIGNHGDEANALGNLGLAYYSLGDYERALDFHQQQLVIVQKMGNLQGEANALGSLGLAYYSLNDYRRTIDVYQQALTIFQEIGDRFGESITLSNLGNVYNSLGNYRQAVDLHQQALAIAEEIGDRQGEAIVLNNLGDSLALLRDDERAIDFYQQSLILAQTIGSQSVTGTVLSNLGHAFSRLEQPELAIVFYKQSVNVRESIRDDLKELPQELQQSFADSVAGSYRALADLLLQQNRILEAQRVLDLLKVQELDEYFQDVQRSAQTETGIDFWQVETDLLALYQQVLDQATELAELEAKPPASRTAAEQQRLADLRAIRDEAEGWFEGFLDDPDVIATVDEIRASTKGQNLEPENFEDLPNNLRQLPQKTAALYPLILEDRLELVLIMPDGPPLRYPIAVSSTELKETIVAFGQALNSPVSNIEPLAQQLYTWLIGPMAQQLDQAGIESLIYAPDGVLRYIPLAALHDGEQYLAQRFSISHVTAASLTDLNLKPQETEGRLLAAACAECSFTVTIADQAFPFADLPFTQTEVEILAEQVDEVDVLLNQAFNPAAMADLPSYRIVHLATHAAFVTGAPEESFIVFGSGDIINLRDIRRDWQLDNAELVVLSACETAVGSAELGSGIEILGLGYQIERAGAQATLASLWKVSDGGTQALMNAFYGALQQADMTKTEALRQAQIALITDDFTAVGGERGTIEIISTETGQPLTGNDLSHPYYWAPFILIGNGL
- a CDS encoding CHASE2 domain-containing protein, translated to MTYRLSVHKIEQSCLFELTWGQGQRISASLPYPNHLTTVYQTWRRAYISYYRQALRGRLAAEGQVASKNVDWHSQVVQAEARLLLEFHKWLRHEALFELRAELVKGQTTRLEQQTPTQSASMSLFLACSPLEIARLPWETWEMGADLGQQGQIQMVRSPSTIRSATVDRQAFRKGKTRVLTILGDERGLNLAGDRAALEAQKNRLEVHYVGWHPHEETGALKERICQAIADPKGWDVLFFAGHSNEAALVDGQIAIAPNTAIAIRELTPYLNQAKQRGLQFALFNSCSGLDIASRLIDLGLSQVAIMREPIHNDVAQAFLVQFLQRLARFEDVESALVGACQFLKLEKNLTYPSAYLVPSLFRHPDSVPYQIQPTGWRTVMRRWLPNKREALAVGVLALLSLFPPVHHRLLNYRMGIQARYRDWTAQLASTETPVVLVQIDDRTLQEQRIAVPNPIDRTLLADIVTTLTRLDANVISIDYVLDRPQPAVDSELKQAFEQAVSQQSWIVLAQKRSHLGEWLPISASVASPNWSLQGDIWSPLWHIRPRGWSDQRPFPFSYQAATAYHLALRATEASVPRPSLDSSQSLQSLVASYAETLNPEPVILPQRAMLHPITNAAYPMHQRWLQPLLDFSLPPNQVYHTVPAWQLLQNPEQTLQGLGLSSLQDQLIIVAPGGYDEAGFTQSGEDNLERPQAIAYWHQRRNDTPARRGFTGGEIHAYMAHHFLSNHLVVPIPDFWMVLLAVLIGKGLTVQLASSLQSPFRLGLILSGATMTYGLVSLQLYVSGAVMLPWLLPSLTLVFYGVQLIQSTHHDSK